One Natronorubrum halophilum genomic window, CGCCGCTACAACCGGCTAAACCGCCGGAAAGGACAACGCTCGCCGCGGCGAGAAAATCGCGCCGACCGGAGCCGGTCGGCAGTGACGCCGTGGTATCTCTCGACATCATCGAATCGAAGCCACACTGTAGATAAGTAGACTACTATGATTGCTATATAGTGATATGTACTTCTCGCAGTAACTGTCAGCTCGGTAGTCAATAGCGCGGCTGGCCCGTTACGCCATATGTGTGCCAACGGCTGCCACAGAGGTCCGTCGATTCGAACGAACGTGACGCGGCCTCGAGCGTATTGTCAGTAGTCGAACGAACATATATAGACGAAACTGCGTCGATCCGCCGATCAACCCGCGGTGGCGTCTACGATCGTGGGTTCTCGGGGACGGTCACCCGAACTTACCGGTAATGTAATCCTCGACGCGGTCGCTTTCGGGGTTCTCGAAGATTTTGTTCGTATCGTCGAACTCGACGAGTTCGCCGCCGGTGAGGAAGACGGCGGTCTTGTCCGAGATACGGGCCGCCTGCTGCATGTTGTGCGTGACGATGACGACCGTGTACTCTTCGGCCAGATCCTCGATCAGATCTTCGATCTTCGAGGTCGCGACGGGGTCTAGCGCCGACGCCGGCTCGTCCATGAGGACGACCTCCGGATCGGGAGCGATGGCGCGAGCGATGCAGAGCCGTTGTTGTTGACCGCCCGAGAGGTCGAGGCCCGACGACTCGAGTTGGTCCTCGACCTCCTCGAGCAGGGCCGCCCGCTCGAGCGCGGTGGTAACCTGTTCTTCGACGTCGCCGTCTGCACCCTGGACCCGCAGTCCGTAGGCGACGTTGTCGAAGATGCTCTTGGGGAACGGGTTTGGTTTCTGGAAGACCATGCCGATCTTCCGGCGCAGGGCGACGGGATCGACGTCGTCGTCGTAGACGTTCTTCCCGTGGAAGTAGAGGTCACCCTCGACGCGAGCGGCGTCGATGAGGTCGTTCATGCGGTTGATCGAGCGCAGGAACGTCGACTTCCCACAGCCCGAGGGGCCGATCAACGCCGTCACCTTGTGCTCGGGGATGTCCATGTCGATCCCCCGGAGCGCCTGGTCGTCGCCGTAGTAGACGTCGAGATCGCGGGATTCGATGACGGCGTCATCGACGTGCGGCGATCCAAGGGGTGGGTCGGCCGACGCCACGTCCGAACGGGAGCCGTCCGCTTCGGACGTCGATGCGGTTCGTGATCCGCCACCGTTCGCGGTCATATGGGGTAGTTAGTCCTCGTGCTTCGCACAGTTACTTGTTGTGGACCGTCCAACGATCCGGTTGCAACCGCGTTGTGTCCCGCTCGTCGTTCGATCCCGAATCGGTACCCTGCTGTCATTAGTAGCGTCGAACACCTGACTGGATAAATAGCGTACTATGTCTCCGCTATTGCACTTCGTACGTCTCCGTACTGCTATCGAGGACTATATAAACACGACACGGTCGTGAGCGACCGCGTTCGCCAGTAGTATCAGCGATATCCGGCTCCCGAGCGTGGCCTCGTGGGAACTCGAGCACGACCGTCGCGCCGTTGAAGGAGTCTCGCCGTCGCTTTCGGATCCGTTTGCAGCCACGTCGACGGCGTCTCTCGCGGAAGCGCCGCCGTTGCTCGAGTCACCCATCCGACCGGTCATCGGTTCGTCCCCACCCGAGATCCGGTAGCGGAGAACTCCCGCGACGTTGCCTATATAGGTCTCCGTTCGGGACCGCCCATCGGCGGAGAACGGCGACCGAAATCTGTCACCGATATAATGTCATATGCGCGGCAGTACTCCTCTTCGAAGGGAATCGCTGAGAACTATTGAGGTGGATGGATTTATCAGTATCCGATCGCAACCGCTCCGTATGGAAACGCGAAAAGTACAGGTGACTGGCGGGTCGACGTACACGGTCTCGCTGCCAAAAACCTGGGCGACCGACAACGACGTCAGCGCCGGGACAACGGTCGAGTTCTACCCCGAGGAGGATTCCCTCCTGTTGACGCCGCAGAGCGAAACCGATCGACAGGAAGGGACCCTCGAGATCACCGACCTCGAGGGCGAACGGCTCACCCGGGCCGTCTTGACGATGTACGTCAGCGGCTTCGACATCATCCGACTCGAGGCGAGTCGCATCACCACCGATCAGCGTGGCGCGATCCGAAGCGCAACGCGAAGTCTCGTCGGCGTGGAGGTACTGGAGGAGACGAGCGATAGCGTCGTTATTCAGGATTTGCTCGACTCCTCGGAGCTATCGATCGTCAACGCCGTCTCGCGGATGCGACTGATCGCGCGCTCGATGCTCGAGGACGCCGTGACCGCGCTGATCGAGAACGACGACGACATCGCCCAGGACGTGATCGAGCGCGACGACGACGTCGACCGGCTCTGGCTCGTCGTCTCGCGCATCTTCCGGGCGACACTGCGCTCGCCCCGCGCTGCGGAGGAACTCGGCGTTCCCAGGGAGGACTGTTTCGACTACCACTCGAGCGCTCGCCAGCTCGAACGGGTCGCCGATCACGCCGCCAAGATCAGCAATCTCGCGCTCAAACTCGGGGCGGTTCCCGAGGCGGTCGCCGACGCCCTGATCGGGCTCCGCACTGACGCCTCGGACGTCCTCGAGAAGTCGATGGACGCGCTGGTGGCCGACGATTCCGAAGAGGCGAACCGACTGGGTCACGCCGCCCGCGAGGCCGTCCTCGAGATCGACGAACACACGCGACAGATCGACGACATGCTTCGCGACCTCGAACCCGCACAGGCCCAGTTACTCGGACTGATCGTCGACTCGCTGTCACGCAGCGCCGACTACGGCGGAAACATCGCCGAGACGGCGCTCCAGAAGGCCGCGCCGCGGCCCTGAATCGGGTCTCGAGTCCACACAGAGAGAACGCCATAGCTGGAGGCGATAGCGGGTTGAAAACGGCGATTTCGATCAGTTACGGTTTCTACTCGAGGAGGACGGCGTTGACCTGGCCGGTCTGGCCGGGTCGGGACATGACGCGTGCCTGTCCCTCCGAGGTCTCGATGATAGCGCCCTTCGTGATGATGTTTCGGCGGACGTAGTTCGGGTTCGCGTCGTTCTCGATGACATCCTCGATGTCGGCGGAGATCGTCTCGTCGCCCTTGTTGACGCTCACGACGTTCGTCGACAGCGCGCGCGTCTTCGTTTCGTTCCCGCGGGCGTCGACGGTCCGGAATCGGGGCTCGCCGACCTGCGTTTCCGTGGGCAGTCGGCCGAGTTCGTCCTTTCGGCGCTTTCGGACGTTCTTCAGTCGACCACCGGTTCGCTTGCGTGTAGAGCCTCCCTGGTCTTGCATACTCGACTCAATTGCTGGCGTATACTTGAATGCACTGCTACGACCTTTGGATCGAGTAGCGGGCCGTTGGTACCGCTTCGGCCGGTTCTCGCCACCAGATACGTCTCTCCGACGGAACACTCGAGCGAGCGGTGACGGCCACGGCCGTTCGAGACTCGGGCGAGGTGGTTCACTTTCACTCCGATGGCCCAACCCTCTTACACGCTGGCCGCGCAGAGCACACTAATGGACGGGAACGACGGTCTCGAGTTGCCGCTTACTGACGACTCCCTGCCCTTCGACCCGGAGTCCGTCACCATCGAGGACCGAGACGTCTTCGACCTCCTCGAGCCAGCGGTGCAGGAGTGGTGGCTCGAGGAATTCGGTGAGTTCGTCCCGGAGAACGACGGCTTTTTTACGCCGCCGCAGGTCGACGCGATTCCGAATATTCACGAGGGGAGAAATACGCTGATCTGTGCGCCGACGGGCAGCGGAAAGACGCTCGCCTCCTTCTGTGCGATCATCAACGAACTCTACAGGCGGGACCACAGTGCCGACGGTACCGGCGACACCGAACCCCAGCCGTCCGCACAATCCGGCGCGGCGCTCGAGAACTCCGTCTACTGCCTCTACGTCTCGCCGCTCAAGTCGCTCGCGAACGACATCCACCGCAACCTCGAGGTGCCGCTCGAGGGGATCGAGTCGATCGTCGAGCGACGAACCGGCGACGAGTCGATGGGCGAGATCCGTCACGCGATCCGCCACGGCGACACCTCCTCGCACGACCGCCAGAAGATGCTCGAGACGACGCCGCACATTCTCAATACGACACCCGAAACGCTCGCGATCCTGCTCAACTCACCCAAGTTCCGCGAGAAGCTTCGCACCGTGGAGTACGTCATCGTCGACGAGATCCACTCCCTGGCGGAAGGTAAGCGAGGAACGCACCTCTCGGTGAGCCTCGAGCGACTGGAGGCGATGGTCGATCACGACATCACCCGAATCGGCTGTTCGGCGACGATCGAACCTCTCTCGGACGTAGCGGGGTTCCTGGTCGGGCAGGAAGAACCCGGCGGCGAACGCAGCGAGGCGCCACGCGCCTCGGAAGAGCGAGCGGGGACCGAAGCGACCCGCGAGCCCCGCCCGTACGACATCGTCGACGCTCGCTTCGCCCGCGAGTTCGACATGCAACTCGAATGTCCGACCGACGACCTGATCAACACGTCTCGAGAGGTCGTCCAGGATCGGTTCTACCGGATGCTCCACGAGCACATTCAGGACCACACGAACACGCTCGTCTTTACGAACACTCGATCGGGTGCCGAGCGGGTGCTGCACAACCTCCGCGAGAATTTCGACGCCTACGACGAGGACAACTCGGGCTGTCACCACGGGAGCCTCTCGAAGGAAGTTCGCCAGCGGACCGAACAGCGGCTGAAGGACGGCGACCTCGACGTCGTCACCTCCTCGACGAGCCTCGAACTCGGAATCGACATGCCCCACGTCGATCTCGTGGTGCAAGTCGGCTCGCCCAAGTCCGTCGCCGCCTTGCTCCAGCGCGTCGGCCGCGCGGGCCACCGCGTCGGCCAGACCGTGACCGGGCGGGTGATCGCCCTGGACCGGGACGAACTGCTCGAGTGTGCGGTCATGCTCAAAAAGGCCGAGGAGGGCTTCGTCGACTCGGTATCGATCCCCGAAAACGCCCAGGACGTCGCCGCCCAGCACGTCTACGGAATGGCCATCGCCGAGATTCGTCCGGAGTCCGAGTTGAAGGATATTCTCCGTCGGGCGTACCCCTACCGGAACTACACCGAAGACGAGTACGAGTCGCTCATGCGGTATCTCACCGCCGAGTACGCCGGACTCGAGGATCGGAACGTCTACGCGAAGGTCTGGCGCGACGAGAACGACCCGCCCGACGGCGAGCACCACTACGAGGAGTACCCCGTCGGCGAGACGCTGATCGGCAAACGGGGCCGCCTCGCCCGCGTTATCTACATGACCAACATCGGGACGATTCCGGACTCGTTTACCTGCGACGTGTCGACGCGCGGGGGCGACGAGTGGGTCGGTCAACTGGACGAGAGCTACCTCGACACCCTGGAGAAAGGCGACGTCTTCGTCCTCGGCGGCGACCACTTCGAGTACCGCTACCGACGCGGCTCGAAGGTCTACGTCGATCGCACGAGCGCGCGCCCGACCGTCCCCTCGTGGTACTCCGAACGGCTGCCGCTGTCGTACGATCTGGGCCGCGAGATCCTCGACTTTCAGGGCGAACTCCTCGCCCATTTCGAGGCGGGCGGCTCCCCGCGAGTCCGCGCGTGGCTGCGCGAGTTCTCCCTCGACGACGACAGCGTGCGAGCGATCGCCCGACTCTTCGAACACCAGTTCCGCTACGCCGGCCGTGAAAGCGTGAGCACCGACGGCCAGCTCGCCATCGAGGTCGTGCGCGACCGCGACGAGTACGAACGCCACTACTACGTCCACTCGATGTACGGCCGAAAGGTCAACGACGGACTCTCGCGGCTGTTCGCCTACCGCTGTGCACAGGAGGCGACCGCCAATGTCCGCGTCGCCGTCGCCGACAACGGCTTCGTGCTCTCGATGCCGCTCAATCGAAAGGTCGACATCGAGGGCGTCATCGACGACCTCGAGCCCGAGCAGGTGCGCGAGGACCTTCGGGCGGCGCTATCGGGAACCGACCTCCTGCAGCGCTACTTCCGGATCAACGCGACCCGCTCGCTGATGATCCTCAAACGCTACAAGGGCTACGAGAAATCCGCCAGCGAACAGCAGGTCTCGAGCGAGATGCTGCTCG contains:
- the pstB gene encoding phosphate ABC transporter ATP-binding protein PstB yields the protein MTANGGGSRTASTSEADGSRSDVASADPPLGSPHVDDAVIESRDLDVYYGDDQALRGIDMDIPEHKVTALIGPSGCGKSTFLRSINRMNDLIDAARVEGDLYFHGKNVYDDDVDPVALRRKIGMVFQKPNPFPKSIFDNVAYGLRVQGADGDVEEQVTTALERAALLEEVEDQLESSGLDLSGGQQQRLCIARAIAPDPEVVLMDEPASALDPVATSKIEDLIEDLAEEYTVVIVTHNMQQAARISDKTAVFLTGGELVEFDDTNKIFENPESDRVEDYITGKFG
- a CDS encoding PhoU domain-containing protein, with product METRKVQVTGGSTYTVSLPKTWATDNDVSAGTTVEFYPEEDSLLLTPQSETDRQEGTLEITDLEGERLTRAVLTMYVSGFDIIRLEASRITTDQRGAIRSATRSLVGVEVLEETSDSVVIQDLLDSSELSIVNAVSRMRLIARSMLEDAVTALIENDDDIAQDVIERDDDVDRLWLVVSRIFRATLRSPRAAEELGVPREDCFDYHSSARQLERVADHAAKISNLALKLGAVPEAVADALIGLRTDASDVLEKSMDALVADDSEEANRLGHAAREAVLEIDEHTRQIDDMLRDLEPAQAQLLGLIVDSLSRSADYGGNIAETALQKAAPRP
- a CDS encoding 30S ribosomal protein S8e; the protein is MQDQGGSTRKRTGGRLKNVRKRRKDELGRLPTETQVGEPRFRTVDARGNETKTRALSTNVVSVNKGDETISADIEDVIENDANPNYVRRNIITKGAIIETSEGQARVMSRPGQTGQVNAVLLE
- a CDS encoding ATP-dependent helicase, coding for MDGNDGLELPLTDDSLPFDPESVTIEDRDVFDLLEPAVQEWWLEEFGEFVPENDGFFTPPQVDAIPNIHEGRNTLICAPTGSGKTLASFCAIINELYRRDHSADGTGDTEPQPSAQSGAALENSVYCLYVSPLKSLANDIHRNLEVPLEGIESIVERRTGDESMGEIRHAIRHGDTSSHDRQKMLETTPHILNTTPETLAILLNSPKFREKLRTVEYVIVDEIHSLAEGKRGTHLSVSLERLEAMVDHDITRIGCSATIEPLSDVAGFLVGQEEPGGERSEAPRASEERAGTEATREPRPYDIVDARFAREFDMQLECPTDDLINTSREVVQDRFYRMLHEHIQDHTNTLVFTNTRSGAERVLHNLRENFDAYDEDNSGCHHGSLSKEVRQRTEQRLKDGDLDVVTSSTSLELGIDMPHVDLVVQVGSPKSVAALLQRVGRAGHRVGQTVTGRVIALDRDELLECAVMLKKAEEGFVDSVSIPENAQDVAAQHVYGMAIAEIRPESELKDILRRAYPYRNYTEDEYESLMRYLTAEYAGLEDRNVYAKVWRDENDPPDGEHHYEEYPVGETLIGKRGRLARVIYMTNIGTIPDSFTCDVSTRGGDEWVGQLDESYLDTLEKGDVFVLGGDHFEYRYRRGSKVYVDRTSARPTVPSWYSERLPLSYDLGREILDFQGELLAHFEAGGSPRVRAWLREFSLDDDSVRAIARLFEHQFRYAGRESVSTDGQLAIEVVRDRDEYERHYYVHSMYGRKVNDGLSRLFAYRCAQEATANVRVAVADNGFVLSMPLNRKVDIEGVIDDLEPEQVREDLRAALSGTDLLQRYFRINATRSLMILKRYKGYEKSASEQQVSSEMLLGFAEDLEEFAVIEETYREILEDKLNVEKIEAIVGTIADGELAVERQLHDSPTPRAFGLATLSASDVVLAEDESAALQAFHEHVLNEIGEESLQGLSSE